The Paralichthys olivaceus isolate ysfri-2021 chromosome 9, ASM2471397v2, whole genome shotgun sequence genome contains a region encoding:
- the LOC109640002 gene encoding complexin-2-like, whose amino-acid sequence MNFVMKQALGGATKDMGKMLGGEEEKDPDAQKKEEERQEALRQQEEERKAKYAKMEAERENIRQGIRDKYGIKKKEEKEAEAAAAMEQASEGSLTRPKKAVPTGCGDEEEEESIVDTVMKFIPAPLMDMFNKK is encoded by the exons GGGCCACCAAAGACATGGGCAAGATGCTTGgtggggaggaagagaaggatcCCGACGCccagaaaaaagaggaagaaaggcaAGAGGCGCTGAGGcaacaagaggaggagaggaaggccAAATATGCAAaaatggaggcagagagagaaaacatccgACAGGGCATCAGAGATAAG TATGGCAtcaagaagaaggaggagaaggaagccGAGGCAGCGGCCGCTATGGAGCAGGCCTCCGAGGGCAGCCTCACCCGCCCGAAGAAGGCTGTTCCCACCGGCTGCggtgacgaggaggaggaggagagcatcGTGGACACGGTCATGAAGTTCATCCCGGCCCCGCTCATGGATATGTTCAATAAAAAGTAA